The Desulfuromonas acetexigens genome includes a region encoding these proteins:
- a CDS encoding LEA type 2 family protein: protein MRLCKWILMLAAILFLGGCLAMSPGFETPTVGLKSFRFLPSDGGVPRFEIGLHVVNPNRSALKLEGIVYSVVLAGHKVITGASADLPVIDAYSEGDVTLTATADLLRSIGLFSSLFKNPQKPFSYDLEAQLDIGRLHPRIKIHEKGEISLQDAAK from the coding sequence ATGCGTTTATGCAAATGGATACTGATGCTGGCGGCGATACTTTTTCTGGGGGGATGCCTGGCTATGAGCCCCGGTTTTGAAACACCGACGGTGGGGCTCAAGTCCTTCCGTTTCCTCCCCTCCGACGGGGGCGTGCCGCGCTTTGAAATCGGCCTGCACGTGGTCAACCCGAACCGCTCGGCACTCAAACTGGAAGGGATCGTCTATTCGGTGGTCCTGGCCGGGCACAAGGTCATCACCGGCGCTTCCGCCGACCTGCCGGTCATCGACGCCTACAGCGAGGGGGATGTCACCCTGACGGCGACCGCCGACCTGTTGCGCAGCATCGGCCTCTTCTCCTCCCTGTTCAAAAATCCGCAAAAGCCTTTCAGCTACGATCTGGAAGCGCAACTGGACATCGGTCGCCTGCACCCGCGGATCAAAATCCATGAAAAAGGGGAAATCTCCCTGCAGGACGCGGCGAAATAA
- a CDS encoding GTPase/DUF3482 domain-containing protein, translating into MTEVPVFAVMGHPNEGKSSVVSTLTEDDFVPISAVPGETRRCVSYAITLDGEPLARFVDTPGFQMPLPTLRWMKSYSGPPGRLLEDFIRLHREDPRFADECELLQPLLDNAGIIYVVDGSRPPRANDEAEMEILRLTGRPRMAVINAKSDETAYLDEWKAAFAKTFNVNLQFNAHRATFRERIELLEALRHIEQEWGAPLKRVVTALREDWNGRLEACADAILLMLEKALTLTLEEISRAEEEGERERVRERLTVEFQKKLARLEEACRRELKGRFLHNVFAVDLAAETVAAQDLFSEETWEALGLTRKQLSIALATVGAATGAALDVAAAGISFGVFTLGAGALGALAGWSGTRPLSRLKVDIGPFSRELGGCRIQVGPLKNPQLMFVLLDRALIYFQCVSNWAHARRESPTLALPEGKQGLTAGWDRERRRLFESFLAALRQGETGKRDALRPELRRTLVRVMAEEST; encoded by the coding sequence ATGACTGAGGTTCCCGTCTTTGCCGTGATGGGTCATCCCAACGAAGGCAAATCCTCCGTCGTTTCGACCCTGACCGAGGACGATTTCGTCCCGATCAGCGCGGTGCCCGGGGAAACTCGCCGCTGCGTGAGCTACGCCATCACCCTCGACGGCGAGCCGCTGGCCCGTTTCGTCGACACCCCCGGCTTCCAGATGCCGCTGCCGACCTTGCGCTGGATGAAGAGCTATTCCGGTCCACCGGGGCGCCTGCTGGAGGATTTCATCCGCCTGCACCGGGAAGATCCCCGCTTCGCCGACGAATGCGAGCTGTTGCAGCCGCTCTTGGATAACGCCGGGATCATCTACGTGGTCGACGGCTCGCGCCCCCCGCGGGCCAACGACGAGGCGGAAATGGAGATATTGCGCCTCACCGGACGGCCGCGCATGGCGGTAATCAACGCCAAAAGCGACGAGACCGCTTATCTCGACGAGTGGAAGGCGGCCTTCGCCAAGACTTTTAACGTCAATCTTCAGTTCAACGCCCACCGGGCGACCTTTCGCGAGCGGATCGAGTTGCTGGAGGCGTTGCGGCACATCGAGCAGGAATGGGGCGCGCCCCTCAAGCGGGTGGTGACGGCCCTCAGGGAGGACTGGAACGGACGCCTGGAAGCCTGCGCCGATGCCATCTTGCTTATGTTGGAAAAGGCGCTGACCCTGACGCTGGAAGAGATCAGCCGCGCGGAGGAGGAAGGGGAACGTGAGCGGGTGCGCGAACGGCTCACGGTAGAGTTTCAAAAGAAGCTCGCCCGGCTCGAAGAGGCCTGCCGGAGGGAGCTCAAGGGGCGTTTTCTGCACAACGTCTTCGCTGTCGACCTCGCCGCCGAAACGGTGGCGGCGCAGGATCTTTTTTCCGAGGAGACCTGGGAGGCGCTGGGCCTGACCCGCAAGCAGCTGAGCATCGCCCTGGCCACGGTCGGTGCGGCGACCGGCGCGGCCCTCGACGTGGCCGCCGCCGGTATCAGCTTCGGCGTCTTCACCCTCGGCGCCGGGGCGCTCGGCGCTCTTGCCGGCTGGTCGGGTACCCGCCCCCTGTCACGGCTCAAGGTCGATATCGGCCCATTCTCCCGGGAGTTGGGCGGTTGCCGCATCCAGGTCGGCCCCCTGAAAAATCCGCAGCTGATGTTTGTCCTGCTTGACCGCGCCCTCATCTACTTCCAGTGTGTCAGCAACTGGGCCCACGCCCGCCGCGAAAGTCCGACCCTGGCCCTCCCCGAAGGGAAACAGGGGCTGACGGCGGGCTGGGATCGTGAGCGCCGCCGCCTTTTCGAAAGCTTCCTCGCCGCTCTGCGCCAAGGGGAAACCGGCAAGAGGGACGCCCTGCGCCCCGAACTGCGTCGGACGCTGGTGCGGGTGATGGCCGAAGAGTCGACCTGA